ACTACACAATGCCCTCCTCTAATTTCACCAACTTGTTCATACTTACTGCAGCTCTTCTTGTCCTACACAAACCAGCCGCTGCTGTGGATGATGGGAGCGGCTTCCACGGATACGAGAGGGACGCCCTCTTGCACCTCAAGTCGGGGCTCAACAGCCCGTTTCTCGACAGAAATTGGACGGGCATCATGTGCTACATGGACAACGCCCCCTACTGGTATGGCGTCCAATGCCATAAAGGTCGAGTCACCGGCCTAATCTTGGACAGCATTGGCCTAACTGGAGATGTCAAGGTAGATGCACTTTCCAATCTCACCGAGCTACAAACGCTTAGCTTCAAGAACAATTCCATCACTGGGAGAGTGATGGAGTTCACACTAAATCAAAAGCTAAGAAGCATAGACCTATCAAGAAACAGATTCTATGGTGAGATCCCACCATCTCTCTTAAACCTCGATTCCCTCGAATCCCTACAGATTCAAGACAACAGCTTGACTGGTCCCATCCCAGGATTCAGCCAGTCGGGATTAACAAGATTCAACGTCTCTAACAATAAGCTTTCTGGTGAAATCCCACAAACCAAAACTCTGCAAGCAGTTGGGCTTTCTTCCTACCAAGGCAATGCAAATTTGTGTGGCCCTCCATCTTCAACACTCTGCAGTGTTAAACGGCAGAGTGTATCTGAGGCAAGTAGTGATCAAAGTTCGGGGGGACAAAGCCATGGCAACGGCCTTTTCGTGGCTGTTTTGGTGGTGGTTGATGTGCTGGTGGTGGTGATCATCCTCTTGCTCTTGTTCACGTACTACAAGAAATACAATAAGCTGAGGAAGGAGATGAAGGCGAAGGCTATCCCGGTTAAAGAAGAAGAGCACAACAGCACGATTATGGAGAGAGCAACAGAGAGGAGGATATCGGTGGGGGAAGGGGGAAATCTGGTGTTTGTGGAGAGTGATCATGGAACGACGACGTTTGATCTGGACGATCTGTTTAGAGCATCGGCTGAAGGGTTGGGGAAGGGCAATTTCGGAAACTGCTACAAGGCTATGATGGAGGTCGGGCCGACTGTGGTGGTGAAGCGTTTGAGGGATCTGAAACCGTTAAACAAAGATGAGTTTACAAGACAGATCACAGCCATGGCTGATCAAAAGCACCCTAATTTGTTGCCTCTTTTGGCCTACTTCTACTCCAAGGAGGAGAAGCTCTTCGTCTACAAATTTGCAGCTAATGGAAATCTGTTCAATCGAATCCACGGTAATACTTACTAAATAACcaatcaatcaattaaaatcTCTCTTAATTAGACGTAGAAAGGTAGAACAACACAGATCTGcgaattgaaaattgattgtAAAAATTTACCCTAATTGGAGCGATTTCACAGGTGGAAGAGGAACGAGGGAGCGAATCCCCTTCCGGTGGAGCTCGCGGCTGGCGGCGGCGCGCGGCGTGGCGCGAGCCCTAAATTACCTCCACGGAAACACGAGATCTCACACCGCCGTCCCCCACGGCAACCTGAAATCGACGAACGTCCTGATCGACGAGAGCGACGAGATCCTGGTGGCGGACTACGGCCTCACGTCGCTGATCGCGCTCCGGATGGCGGCGCAGCGGATGGTGGCGTACAAATGCCCCGAATACCTGTCGCAGAAGACCGTGTCGAAGAAGTCGGACGTGTGGAGCTACGGCTGCCTGGTGCTGGAGCTCCTGACGGGGAGAGTGCCGGCGCACTCGGCGGCGGAGGGGGTGGCCGGGGTGGACCTGTGCGGGTGGGTGCACCGCGCGGTGAGGGAGGAGTGGACGGGGGAGGTATTCGACGAGGAGATGGCGGTGCATAGGGGGGCTAACAGGGGGATGCTGAAGCTGATGCAGATCGCGCTGAAATGCTGCGATCGGACGCCGGAGAAGAGGCCGGAGATGGAGGAGGTGGCAGCGGAGGTGGAGGAGATCAAGACCGGCGGCGAATCGGAGGAGGATGATTACTCGTATTCGTCGTACGATCGATCGCTGACGGTGACGGAGACGGATGATTCATTGTCTGCAACTACGTCGGTGTGAATGGAGATTGCATGCATTTCTTCATCCCATTTCAAGCGTTAGTTAGGTTTCGACTCTCGAACCTATACTATTAAGGGCTCGTCTGGTAGTAGTGTAAATAATTAACATGGATGTATGGTTAATGGGCTTTCATGACTTCATGGGCAGAATTATATATTGTTTGGTTCAGCCCAAGCAAATTGTTAGTTGAATTGGGGTAGGCTTGAAACATAAAAGGCCCATGACTTTAATACCCTTCTTCATTTCCAAATTCCAATATCCGCTCCTCCCTCCAATTTTGCTAGGGTTTATGGTGGTAAACAAGTATTTAACTCCCGCCATACACGAATATTGTGGATTAGTTTCATTACATAGGGTTAattatcaccaaattccctCAGTTGCGCACGTTCTCGGCGACCGTCGATCAACTGAGGTCCCGCCGAGCATCGGAAACCACCGCGATAAGGTCAGTGGCTGATTCTCGATGTGTGTTTCtgtaaaatggaaacatcaaaCGGGAAGCATTATTAGACAGCAGACAACAAATTGCATCGAGCAGCAAAGTAAGCTAAATTCaatatacaacaaaaaatgagAGCTGAAGGCAAGAAGGTAGTTTCTTGATGCAGAATTGGGAAGGAAGTGTGTGTACAAAATGTGAACTGAGTATTATGGACAACAATACTCcattcacaattaaaaatcaaagacCACAAAAATCAATGTTAAGAGAAACAGAGTTCAAAATTGAATCACTGCACATATTAAGCAGATGCACCAATCGGGTAGAAAttgttaaacaaataattcaggATTGTGCATTTCATATAAACTTCCAACTATTTCTGTGATATGCACTTCAATTGTTCATTACACGCTTTTAGCTGGAAAAAAAAGGTCAAGCTTAACATTTGGTTTAAGGAAACCAAGCCTCAAATGTAATTCACATAAAACCAAGCAACTCTCTGATTATATAGGATACAGCTCGAAGCTGCGTTTTGGTTGTTCATGAAATGAGGCAATGCCCTCGTTATACTTTGAAACAAGTAGAGTgcgaattttgaaaattagcaCCAAGCCTCAAACACAATGCCACCATgtcaaaaatgcaaaattttcacaaatttttttcccccaattcGCCCAAATCAATCACAGCATGCACCGACAAAATCGGAGTTTCTAAACCAAATTACCAAAATAGAATCGAAGAAGAACCCATAAAACGCCGAAAATCGATCCCTAAAACCATATGAAATtgacaatgaaaaaaaaatgagacatttgaATCGGAGTTTACCCGGAATTTGGTCAGCTGCTCAACGAAAAATTGGACCTCCAACAGTAACAATTTGAAGATTTCAGAGAGTAAATTCGAACAATTGCTACATTTTCAGCTAAATCCTGAAATGTCTGTCACTTATACCAGCTCCACACCCTGTTGGAGTTGACACACCATCGCTAATAGTTGTAGAT
The genomic region above belongs to Salvia hispanica cultivar TCC Black 2014 chromosome 3, UniMelb_Shisp_WGS_1.0, whole genome shotgun sequence and contains:
- the LOC125216569 gene encoding probable inactive receptor kinase At2g26730, with protein sequence MPSSNFTNLFILTAALLVLHKPAAAVDDGSGFHGYERDALLHLKSGLNSPFLDRNWTGIMCYMDNAPYWYGVQCHKGRVTGLILDSIGLTGDVKVDALSNLTELQTLSFKNNSITGRVMEFTLNQKLRSIDLSRNRFYGEIPPSLLNLDSLESLQIQDNSLTGPIPGFSQSGLTRFNVSNNKLSGEIPQTKTLQAVGLSSYQGNANLCGPPSSTLCSVKRQSVSEASSDQSSGGQSHGNGLFVAVLVVVDVLVVVIILLLLFTYYKKYNKLRKEMKAKAIPVKEEEHNSTIMERATERRISVGEGGNLVFVESDHGTTTFDLDDLFRASAEGLGKGNFGNCYKAMMEVGPTVVVKRLRDLKPLNKDEFTRQITAMADQKHPNLLPLLAYFYSKEEKLFVYKFAANGNLFNRIHGGRGTRERIPFRWSSRLAAARGVARALNYLHGNTRSHTAVPHGNLKSTNVLIDESDEILVADYGLTSLIALRMAAQRMVAYKCPEYLSQKTVSKKSDVWSYGCLVLELLTGRVPAHSAAEGVAGVDLCGWVHRAVREEWTGEVFDEEMAVHRGANRGMLKLMQIALKCCDRTPEKRPEMEEVAAEVEEIKTGGESEEDDYSYSSYDRSLTVTETDDSLSATTSV